In Ctenopharyngodon idella isolate HZGC_01 chromosome 1, HZGC01, whole genome shotgun sequence, a single genomic region encodes these proteins:
- the LOC127519994 gene encoding lecithin retinol acyltransferase-like, producing MLDSLALLLEKTFLLAHFNFFSTTSSKQERCTKRREESTLLLQRGDLLEVPRTLFTHFGIYLGDDKVAHLMPDILPVLTSNKSQIQKVVTNKRLLLGVIYKYASIRVDTVEDFAYGSPVLLNTMDTTLRKQPLAAEEVARRAEKLIGHIPYSLLWNNCEHFVTYCRYGTAVSLQTDKFCESLKSVIRDQRSVLLTTVIGMLSMFFLGIAPSTALPTFIIPFILWMAG from the exons ATGTTAGATTCTCTTGCTTTGCTGTTGGAGAAAACCTTCCTTCTTGCACATTTTAACTTCTTCAGTACAACTTCATCTAAACAAGAAAGATGCACAAAGCGTCGCGaggagagcactttattactgCAGCGCGGAGATCTTTTGGAGGTTCCTCGCACTTTGTTCACTCATTTTGGCATTTATCTCGGTGACGACAAAGTTGCACACCTTATGCCTGACATACTGCCGGTTCTGACGAGCAACAAATCTCAAATCCAGAAAGTAGTGACGAACAAGAGATTGCTTCTCGGCGTGATCTACAAGTACGCATCAATACGGGTCGACACGGTGGAGGATTTTGCCTACGGATCCCCTGTTTTGCTCAACACGATGGATACTACCCTGAGAAAACAGCCGCTGGCCGCCGAGGAGGTCGCCAGAAGAGCTGAAAAACTTATCGGTCATATTCCATATAGTCTTCTGTGGAATAACTGCGAACATTTTGTCACTTACTGCCGCTACGGGACAGCGGTCAGCCTGCAGACAGACAAG TTCTGTGAAAGTTTAAAATCTGTAATCCGGGACCAGAGGAGTGTTCTTCTGACCACTGTCATCGGAATGCTTTCCATGTTTTTTCTTGGAATAGCGCCGTCCACCGCACTTCCAACCTTTATCATTCCTTTCATCTTGTGGATGGCTGGATAA